The genomic segment tgcatttgaatgatGTTTCATATTCCATTGTAATTTTCTATGTGACGATTCCAATACTGCAATACCCAGTGTCCTCCTATGGGAGACATCGTTGAGACGAATATCCAACAACTTCACTAACTGCTAGTAATTGTCCGCCAGGTAATCTCAAGAAGCTGATGCCTTTGTGTTACTCAAGAGCTTTGCCACAATTGTCTACTTCTCTGATGCACATTTAGAGGAGGTGAAGTCATTCTTAGTCTCCTTCTTCTGATTCCTTTCCAAACTAATTTCCCCCTCAAGTGCTCCCTGTCTCCTGGGATACCAAATTCCCTCTGGCCACGCTGTAATTAGGCAAGACCCAGACTTTTCCTACCAAAACATGACTGTCCCACTAGACCATCAAGTTTTATCCCTTACCACCTTCCCCATTAAAACTAAGCCATGGTGgctatatttttattaaaaattggaTAAGCTAATTAACCTCCCAAAGATATTATATTTAATTGAAGATGTATTCCTCAGATCATGGGGAAAAAATGACTTAAGGTAGAATATGAGATATCAGAAGGaagaagctagaaaaaaaaaatgtatctaaaTAACTTCcttagcagtgggtttttttttagcgttactggtggtgtagtggttaagtgatacagctgctaaccaaaagattggcagttcaaatccaccaggtgcttcttggaaagtctatggggcagatctactctgttttatagggtcgctctgagtgggactcaactagacggcaacatgttttttttttttttttcttttggattttagTGTCACTGGTGCCACTAACAAAATGCTATCAACTGTTTATTTATAAATTCATTTCCTTCAGAAAATACTTGTCTTGCTCTGGGGCATGggcttttattaaataaataaattgtataTACTCATGTCAGTGTATGTTAAGTCTCCTTGCAAGATAGCAAGTTTTaagtacaaaaagaatattcactGAAATATCTGATGAAAATTTCACCTTTAATTCCACAGAAAATTACATTGATCTTTATCATACATAGGCATTGCTAAAAATCATAAATCATACTAAAGTAATTATTAAATTTCTTACAATCAAATTGTGACTAGACTGTGTTTAGAAAAGCCTTTTGCTGTGTAAGCTACACCTAGAGAATACTCAAGTAACAGGTGTACAGTTAGAGGAATTTTCAGAATAGGAAACTATATGGCAGTATATATACTTTTTAATATAGCTGGACATATACTTGTTCCATGACTCGAAAATCATATTTTAGCTTTATATCCAAGTGAAATGGGTTAATATCCACCAAGTGcaaaccaaaatgctccttggaagcaaggatgccaagggtgcttctcacatacttcagataagttgtcaggagggatcagtccctggagaaggacatcatgcttggtaaaatagatggtcatcgaaaaagaggaagacccttaacaagatggattgacacagtggctgcaacaatgggctcaagtagagaaacaattgtgaggatggcatgggaccgggcagcgcttccttctgttgtgcatagggtcgctgtgagttggaaccaattcaatggtGTTTAACAGCATACAGTTTTCCAATGTGGATGCCATTTCCCACTTCCACTGTTAATGTgtgagagctatggctgttgcACACCCTCACCAATACTGAATATCGTCCATCATTTTGGTTTTAGCCATTTTGCAGTTGCGTTATGGTACTGCACTGaggcttatttttatttatctgagCACAAATAAAGTTGgataaccatttttttttcttttcttttaatgaagTGCACATTAAAAAGTGAATGCCAATTAGGAGGCTTGTCAAAGGAACAATTTCTAAAAGCATTTGGTCTCCTGTAACTAACATAACATTATTAGCTGACTTAATTGTCACAGCCATTTCAGATGAACGAACCAAGAGTTGCAATGTAGTCTTTTTGTACCAAGAAtgagtcattatttatttatttatttataacccTTTCAGTAGTGGGGATGGGTTTACAAGCAGTAGAGTCGTATATAGGTCCCTGGATGACACCAACTGCTTTTGTtcagctgctagcctaaaggttggaggcttgaatcCACCCCaaagcaccacagaagaaaggcctcctgaactcttctataaagattacagtcaagaaaattctatagagcagttctaatctgtaacacatggttgaaatccactcagcaatatttttctttcgttttgttttttgtttaggaTCATAGATACAAAGAGAATTTGCCAGCTAGAAAGGATGACAGAGAGAATCTATTCTGACCCTGTCGTTTATTCAGGGAAAAATGAGGTGTGGCAAGGAAGAGTGACTTATTAAAAGACACATGATTTAGAGTGGCATTGCATCTCTGGCTTCTAATATGTTTCTGAGGTGGATTTACTAAGGAGGGTTTAAATTTGCTGCCTCTGTCTTTGAAAGAGCACCTCCCACTTACCAAGTCATTGAGCATTATTACTGCTTTGTTCTTACAAATGTCTTTAAACAGCCGTTATCAACGGTATGTCAGTTTGTTTGCTGTGTTATACATATACCCAAATCTACCATCGCTATGCCACTTTTTATGTATAGGGTTATGGTGCTGGATTGaagtttcctttttatttatccGAGCACGAATAAAGTTGgataaccacttttttttttttaataaagtgcgTATTAAAATGTGAATGTCAATTTCCTGAAGAAAGGAGTCAAGATATAGGAATTCAACTATAAAATTCACTCTTACACATAGGCATTGGTAATCTCATACTTGGACAATAATATTAGCCCTCAGTTATTAGTGGATAAGTGAGAAGGAGTGATTTAAAGAGACAGATAATAGAAGGTAACGGTGAGGATTGTAGACAGGCTAGCATAGACTACAGCCTTTGATATTAagttttctccatttctgtagACTCCCAAGAAGAAAGGTAGAAGGATTGGTTCAGGCCATCTTAACAAGTTCCTGTTTGAAACATAAGATCCCTTAAAAAAATTCCCGGAAAGGAAGTTATTCAACCTGTCCTTGCAGAAATGTAGGGGGATGATGCCTGCAATTAATCAAGTTGTTTAACCCATTTCAGACAAACATTGATTCAGCTTAAAATGAATCATTTATCTGGGTTAATAATTCCTTTtcttcagttcaaacccactagacgTGATTAAAGAGGCCCGTATGCAAAACACATCAGTCTCGTGATGCTGTAATATGTAACTGTGATATGGAAGGAAGATGAGTTAATTAGATGCCATTAAAGCATCTTCAAAATTAGAGACAATCCACTGAACTTGGTACCCCCCAAACATTGGACATTAATATATGTAAACATACTTTTATTCCATTCTGCTTTTCATAAGTAACAATTTGAAAAGAGTGTGGATTAATTGAGAAAATATTGTAAAGATGGAACCCTAAAAACTTTTTCAAAACAATCCCTCCCCATATACTTTTTCTACCACCTTAACTTTCCCAAGCATATCACAGTGTACCACACAAAAATGCCACTTGGAAAAGCAAAGGCACTCTTGCGATTTACTGAAATTCTGAAATGTTTTCATAAAATGACATATTGTCGCTTAGCAATGGCAGCTGTGTTGCCTATGACATTCAGTGGCTTTTACCTTCTACATTTGTAATGAGTATTTAAGAGAGTCCTCGAGTCTTGTATAAcaccttgctgttgagttgattcctacttgtaGTGactatatagaacagagtagaagtgacccacagagtttcctaggagaacttggtagattagaactgctgaacttttggttagcagccatagttcttaaccactacaccatcagggtttcctgagtCTTTTGTAGTCCTTTAAGTATAAGGCTATGTTGATATTTCCGAACCAgcctcatgctttttttttttttttttggctatcaaTAAGTAGAACAGAGCCCGATAAAGTAGGTGCACATCAAGAAAGTACCCAAATGAATACTCTTCAATTCTCCGGAAATTAATATGTATATCTTTAAAGATCCATTACCAATAATAACCACAACCATATTATGAACTTTCTTACAAGGTGCAAAAAGCATATTTGAGACATATACTATTACCTCAGTTACTTTTGTTTTGACGGCAAAGTAAACATCACTCAAAAAATGTTATCGAGTATGCTGATTTTATCATacatctgttttcccattctatGTCATGGGCACAACGCAGGTGTTTCTTAATAACAGGGATGAAACACTCATCATCACAGAGTGCTCTTAATCTCAGCTTATAAGCAGCAATTTAACAAACCAAGTGACAGATAAAATGAAGCCCTGAGGAGGGGGTGGTTTATAAACCAAGACTAGGGGAATTTGTCCAGGCCTGAgatgtggtggggtggggggatgaAAGGAAATCTTTCTAGAGGAAAGGACAGGAGAGGTAAGAATGATGACACAAGGATGGGCTTCACCAAGGTCCTTCtttttgctcttttatatctaaaaatttGAGGCTTCATTTCCTCTAAAAACATAGTCATATCCACATTATCATCACTGATCGCCAATCCTTCTGCCTCAAATACTTTCCTCTCCCCCACTTTGCATCTCCATTCATCATGTAGATCAGGAACTGcatgtgcccatttcaaagaagtttttcttctttccacaGTAGATTGAGACATTTTACTTTGGATTAAGAGCACCTTGCCTTTTTGTTTcatgatattttatattttgttatgAATTATTTGAATTATTAGCTAATTAAAGTTTACCATTTACACTGGATTATAGAATTCATTAGTATAGAAACCACTGGATTGAAACACAAAACacctaaaagtataaaaataaataaataaaaagtatagTAGGCATGAAATAAACAATAAGTCCTGGAAATAAAATTTTGGTACACTAATAAGAAGATCAGAAAGTTTTATAAAATTAGAGAGTACTGTATTTAAATTAAAGACATATAAGGAAGTATAGTAGAAAAGTACCTAATAATTACTAGAGTAGAGATTTTGTATAAATACTCATTGCACTAAAGAATTTCAGACCACATTATTCTGTGCTATACATTTGAGGAAAACTACAACTCTTTATGTGTATGTTTAACTATTTAAAAcagcattttatttttcagtttttccaGAGCTTCTTTCACATCTTTATTCCTTAGGCTGTACACCAGTGGGTTTAACATGGGAATAACAAGGGTATAAAACAATGAGCTCATCTTGTCTCGATCTAGAGAGTAGGAAGAACTTGGCCGGAAATACGTAAAGAGCAAAGTTCCCTGGAAAGTGGCAACAACAGTTAAGTGGGAGGTGCAGGTGGAGAAAGCTTTGAACCTTCCCTCTGCAGAGCGGATCTTTAAGACTGAGAGGATGATGTAACAGTAAGAGACAAGAATCCCTGAAATGGTACTCAGTTCAATGAAGCCAAAAACAGTGAATAATGCCAGCTCATTGACCTGAATATCAgaacaggaaaggaggaaaagtGGAGGTaaatcacagaagaaatgattaaTTTCATTTGACCCACAGAAACATAAGCGGAAAGTTAACATAGTATGTATTGAAGCATCCACCATGCTCACCAGGTAAACCCCAGCTGTGAGCACGGAGCACACCCTGCTGGACATGTTGACTATATAGAGCAAGGGGTTGCTAATGGCCTTGTACCTATCAAAGGCCATCACTGCCAGCAGCAGACACTCAGAATCTGTAAAGATACAGAGGATGAAGAACTGCAGAGCACAGCCatagaaaaaaattgatttgTCTTTGGCTAAGAGGTCCACCAGCATCTTGGGCCCAATTGCTGTGGAATAGCAGAGGTCACAGAAggagaggtggctgaggaaaaagtacattggTGTTTGAAGCTGGGAGTCCATTCTTATTAGAAAGATCATTCCAAGATTTGCCACAAGAATAATGAGGTAAACAACCAGAAACAAGGTGAATATGGTCACTTTCATCTCAGGGTTATTAGTAATTCCCAAGAGTTGGAATTCAGTCAAGGAGGAGCAATTTTctccatccattcttctttgttcttattttaaatGGTTAcaaaaaagatcaagaaaatgCTAGATCAGAGTCTAAGTCTGGTGGACAGCCACAAAATATTCTCTGTAAGACAGAACACTTTCTTTCTGTAAATTGTCTTCTTGATCTTCAGAAACTAGCCCGGATGAATGTCGCTGAAAAAGAGTCATTGTCATGTtactgaaaaaaattcaaaatgtctTGAATAGAAAGTTCAGAAACTTTGATTCCAATTCCATATGTCACTCTTGATACATGACGATTATATCTGATCTGAGACAGTGGGTTTGAATAAATGTAAAGCTCATTCCAGATtcaaaatgatattaaaaaaaaaacaaaacacagtagTCAGAGAGACCAAGCCAGAAGATACAGGCCTAAACATTTGACATGGAAAAATAAATACCTGGTTGCACCAAAAAAGTGATCACATTTTTTTGTATTCATCcagaaatataattgattttaaaaattcagcaaCAACAAATGACACTGCATATAAGTTAACAAATGAAAGTTATTACGTTACTGTTTTGGTGTGTGATGTCTTTAGTTTTCCCTGAATAGCTAAACTTGAATAAAACATATTTTACTCAACTTTTCTAACACCCTTCATCTCCTCTTTGCTGACCATTTATAGTCCAGTTTATGACTGACAAGATATGTCCACTGACAACCTAAAGAGAAATGATACAAAGTGGGAAGTACAGAGTTTAACACAAACATCTGTATCTCTttggatttttaaattaaatttccaATAAAAATCGAAAAtcggaaaccaaaccaaacccagtgccctcgagtcaattctgacttatagcaaccctataggacagaggagcactgccccatagagtttctaaggagcgcctggcggattcgaactgctgtccctttggttagcagccgtagcacttaatgaATAGGAAGAGGAATAATAAATGTTTCAGAAATATTAAGGGTTAATTtccttgtgtgagtgtgtgtgtgtgtctgtgtctgtgagcATGTGTGAATCTCTCTGTTCGTGTATAAAAATTGCAGTGCAGATGGTGgtctgatttttatttgtttctctaCTTATGTATTATAATGTGTGTTCCGTATGAACTGAAATTTATATGTATTGGTGCTTTTAAAGTGATAACTCAACTGTGGTTGAAATAGCACTAGAACAAATCTTAAATTCACATATGTAGTGATATCACTTGAACAGTAATTAAAAGTAATGATTTACTTAtgaattttcattaaaatataaattaataaaatatgtaCTTATACAAATGAGGTCACTCAAATTCACACAGCTTCAACAATAAGATATGGTTTGGCTGTTAGACTGCAGAGTTATTTAAGTGAAAAAGTAGGCATAAAATGATTCATTTACAAATTCCTCAATATTTGATTCCTcagttttccaaaaaaaaaaaaaattgtttttttctacAGTCTTTTAATTTGTCAATTCAGAATCCTACCTGCCATAAGCATGTCCTTCTGTTCTCATTTTGGGTAGGTGAACACGAGGCAgatgacattttatttttacttagtgACATTTGGGGCTTAAATCCCTAAAGCCTCTGCCCTCATTTTCCTGTGTTGTGTAAACATGGGATTAATTAGATTTCTCgttctgtatttttcccctgtggctgctgtaacaacttTAGCAAAGACTGAAGTTTTTATACAAACTGATCAATGTCCAGTAACAATTGAGTTTAATGCTATGCTTCATGGCTACCTTGAATCTGCATCATCTTCCAGTCACATCACACAACTAATGAAGCTCAGATCCTCTCTACTAAATGATTTTCATATCTTTTCCATTGTtcaccctgttttttttttttcttttacatttctgaAACATACTTCTTTAGTCCCCCATTTAGATATATGACAATCCTATAATGGTTATCCTTTATTTTAATTAACCACTGATTCCCTTCCCCCAACCACATTCCAATCACCCCCATCCAATAATTTTATTATTGTATAATATCCATTATACATAATCAACTtcgtgttggattttttttttttttaatttgtttctctCAAAATTCTCACAGTCTCcagaacagaagttttcaaagtaATGGATCATTAAAAGTTTGCTCTTAAATATCTTCTGGTTGTTTTGTGGATGAAGaacaaaaagtagaaataaacagACTTTAGGGGCTTTTTCTCCTCATAGAGATGATAGGTGCAAAGatgaattttttaagaaaatgtctgTTTTAGGACGATGCtttcaagaaaaaataaacttcgttctatttttttctctctctctagctatccatgttgttgttgttcttgttaggtgccatccagtcgttTCTGACTCCTAACGGCCCTATCTACAACAGGACAAagcactgccttgtcctgtgccaccctGACAATCCTTGTTAAGcacaagcccattgttgcagtcactaagtcaattcatctcattgagagacttcctcttttttgctgacactgtaGTTTACtagtcatgatgtccttctccagggattcacccctcctgataacacatccacaGCTTGTGAGGCGTATctttgccacccttgcttctaaggagctgtctggttgtacttcttccaagacagatttgttcattcttctggcaggccaagttatattcaatgttttttaccaacaccacaattcaaaggtgtcaattcttcttcagtcttccttattcattgtccagcttttgcatgtatatgaggcaattgaaaacaccttgtcttggatcaggggcaccttagtgttcaaggtgacatctttgcttttcaacactttaaaaaagtcttttgcagcagatttgtccaaagcaacacatcttttgatttcttaaaggCTGCTTCCGACTGGGGGCCAACATGGccgactaggtagacgctacctcagatccctcttgcaacaaagactcagaaaaacaagtgaatcgatcacatacatgacaatctacgaaccctgaaaaacaaacacagatttaaagagttgacctgagtgacagagacggagaacgaacaactacggggaagcagagactgttttcggagcctggagccagcatcccagtcaggtaaccttggcgccgggcttaggactgggcgcaggagagctgaacacaacatcttgtgatggcacaaacacggggtgcagccctaccccccttgaactgaacccgggagggggcccagctggtctgcgcgGGTGGCATGGCaacacggctggtgggaggagaagtccccgggaggcagtgactggttttggagctgggagtgcagcgtcccaaagggggaaccttggcgccgggctttggactgggcacagggaggCTGAGCATGGCTCCGGTCACAGCGCAAACACAgggtgcagccctactcccctgaactaaccccgggagggggcccagctggtctgcagGGGCGGAGCGATGCAGCTggtgggacaagaagtccccgggaggcagcaactgattttggagccgggagtgcagcgtcccagcaggggaaccttgatgctgggctttggactggcagcagaggatctgaccacggcttcagcgggccagaccttcaggggcaatctctaaccagccagcacacataggcgacacgcccctcgggaatctcagataaaatagtcatctcaagcaagataagcaactttgtctatattctggggtgctactctctcctgtttttctgaacactcctctccccttcccaggcggctacattaacattggaatttcctgagccagagggagaacggctccggctccgcggctttgctttcccttttttttttttggtcttttcctaacccattcttctggcctcagagaagcaaacacaaaaaacccagggaccaaaaagccttccctaattggactaaaaacacagaaccagctccaggcaagcatatatgatccaaatctcaggctttcatccttacagggaacaaggtggctgttataatgcaaaggcagttctgatagggatctgactgcatttttttttagcggatttactggaaaaacaaatttcccaggtctgatatctctgcttattcaacagagccctcactgacccacaacagggaactgagggctgaagctcccccagaccaTCTAGCCTCTTGCCTtcggggtctaaggagggtgacacctaccaatcagtagaggtacttgcattgggggcctaaggtacagatgcagagccctcccaccaaggtgctttaggaatagagacacacctacctcacggacacttgggggaagcctgtcagcatgctgccccccctggagtgtgaaccctagctgctaatagaatctggtgcacacaactatcaccactacttctcaaggtggataggtgacagggtgcagcacacacacgatgacccaaaatcagattctactcaagaatagtgaatagactcaggcatatatacctGGCAAAAGCCCAaatcagctggtaataggtcataagtgagtcaagggctacaac from the Loxodonta africana isolate mLoxAfr1 chromosome 7, mLoxAfr1.hap2, whole genome shotgun sequence genome contains:
- the LOC100675735 gene encoding olfactory receptor 5W2-like, which produces MDGENCSSLTEFQLLGITNNPEMKVTIFTLFLVVYLIILVANLGMIFLIRMDSQLQTPMYFFLSHLSFCDLCYSTAIGPKMLVDLLAKDKSIFFYGCALQFFILCIFTDSECLLLAVMAFDRYKAISNPLLYIVNMSSRVCSVLTAGVYLVSMVDASIHTMLTFRLCFCGSNEINHFFCDLPPLFLLSCSDIQVNELALFTVFGFIELSTISGILVSYCYIILSVLKIRSAEGRFKAFSTCTSHLTVVATFQGTLLFTYFRPSSSYSLDRDKMSSLFYTLVIPMLNPLVYSLRNKDVKEALEKLKNKMLF